A genomic region of Miscanthus floridulus cultivar M001 chromosome 3, ASM1932011v1, whole genome shotgun sequence contains the following coding sequences:
- the LOC136542950 gene encoding uncharacterized protein — MRMTKILIDGGSGINILYKDAFDKLRKMHASQSPFHGIVLGQRVMPLCMIDHSMKFSDTGPYSTIFGRPCYAKFMAVPNYAYLKLKMHNPRSVIMVSGNFQNAYHCERDIIKYVEANNLDSGTRSKSHSEALAYTCSA, encoded by the exons ATGAGGATGACGAAGATCCTCATCGATGGGGGCAGCGGCATCAACATCCTTTACAAGGATGCCTTCGACAAACTAAGGAAGATGCACGCGTCACAGTCCCCTTTCCATGGTATAGTCCTTGGGCAGCGAGTCATGCCCCTGTGCATGATAGACCACTCTATGAAATTCAGCGACACG GGACCCTACAGCACCATATTCGGGAGGCCATGTTACGCCAAGTTTATGGCGGTCCCAAACTacgcctacctcaagctcaagatgcacAATCCACGCAGTGTAATCATGGTGTCAGGAAACTTCCAGAATGCCTACCATTGTGAAAGGGACATCATCAAGTATGTGGAGGCCAACAACCTGGATTCAGGAACGAGAAGCAAGAGCCACTCAGAGGCTCTTGCCTACACTTGCTCAGCGTAG